Proteins from one Desulfonema limicola genomic window:
- a CDS encoding sigma-54 interaction domain-containing protein — protein MNRPPLHHSPLPRIQGLFKRIVDLEPLADEIPIGILILDTNRRVVMVNRALQALTGFSGHEAANIPCYHFLRSKICVTRCPVIKMTDISEALCFENDIINRDRQMIPVRTTIAPLKSRDGELSGFIETIEDMRPLRNMDAIINQAYRFANIIGKSPQMEKIFQILPVIAQSNSSVLITGETGTGKDLVAEAIHQASDRAKGTFIKVNCGALPETLLESELFGHKKGAFTGAAENKPGRFRLAHNGTLFLTEIGDLPLSLQVKLLTFLDDKVVYPLGSTKGFQADVRVIAATHRNLEQMVRQGSFRSDLLFRLNVVRIHLPPLREREADIRLLVDHFFNTLTSQFRKNIEGISSKALEILKQYPYPGNVRELRNIMEYAVNFCQNGQIQPAQLPAYMTESNDLLSLPYIQENLESQPVENEKNNKYFKHIDPGQTWEDIEKKMIIDALIKVRGSRGKASELLGWARSTLWRKMKQYQIDKK, from the coding sequence TTGAACCGCCCTCCTTTACATCACAGCCCTTTACCCAGAATTCAGGGTCTTTTTAAAAGAATTGTTGACCTTGAACCTCTTGCAGATGAAATACCCATAGGTATTTTAATACTTGATACAAACCGAAGGGTTGTTATGGTAAACAGGGCACTCCAAGCTCTTACAGGTTTTTCAGGCCATGAGGCTGCCAATATCCCGTGTTATCATTTTTTAAGAAGCAAAATCTGTGTTACCAGGTGTCCGGTTATAAAAATGACAGATATATCCGAAGCTTTATGTTTTGAAAATGATATTATAAACCGGGACCGGCAGATGATTCCAGTAAGAACCACCATTGCACCTTTAAAAAGCCGTGATGGAGAGCTTTCAGGTTTTATTGAAACTATTGAAGATATGCGTCCTCTCAGAAATATGGATGCAATCATTAATCAAGCATATAGATTTGCCAATATTATTGGTAAAAGCCCTCAGATGGAAAAAATATTTCAAATCCTTCCTGTAATTGCCCAGAGCAATTCCTCAGTTCTTATAACCGGGGAAACAGGAACAGGCAAGGATCTGGTTGCAGAAGCCATTCATCAGGCTTCTGACCGTGCAAAAGGAACATTTATCAAGGTTAATTGCGGTGCATTGCCTGAAACTCTTTTGGAATCAGAATTATTTGGTCATAAAAAAGGTGCTTTTACCGGAGCAGCGGAAAATAAACCAGGCCGTTTCCGTCTGGCTCATAACGGCACTCTGTTTCTTACTGAAATAGGTGATCTGCCCCTTTCCCTTCAGGTTAAATTATTAACCTTTTTAGATGATAAAGTTGTATATCCCCTTGGAAGTACAAAAGGATTTCAGGCAGATGTAAGGGTTATTGCAGCCACCCACCGAAATCTTGAACAAATGGTTCGACAAGGCAGTTTTAGAAGCGATCTCCTTTTTCGGCTCAATGTAGTCAGGATACATCTTCCTCCTTTAAGGGAAAGGGAAGCAGATATAAGACTCCTGGTTGACCATTTTTTTAATACCCTGACATCCCAGTTCAGAAAAAACATAGAAGGCATTTCTTCCAAAGCACTTGAAATATTAAAACAATATCCATATCCAGGCAATGTCAGGGAATTAAGAAATATTATGGAATATGCTGTAAATTTCTGTCAAAACGGCCAGATTCAGCCAGCCCAGCTTCCTGCATATATGACAGAATCAAATGATCTATTATCTTTACCATATATACAGGAAAATCTTGAATCACAACCTGTTGAAAATGAGAAAAACAATAAATATTTTAAACACATTGACCCTGGTCAGACCTGGGAAGATATTGAAAAAAAAATGATAATAGATGCACTGATAAAAGTAAGGGGCAGCCGGGGAAAGGCTTCTGAACTCTTAGGCTGGGCAAGAAGTACTCTCTGGCGTAAAATGAAACAATATCAGATTGATAAGAAATAG